One Pelobates fuscus isolate aPelFus1 chromosome 8, aPelFus1.pri, whole genome shotgun sequence genomic window carries:
- the AMDHD2 gene encoding N-acetylglucosamine-6-phosphate deacetylase, with amino-acid sequence MPSNKSVSDAPITQFINCTVLRDHELQREDLWVRQGKILNPEKLFFDEKASADVQIDCKGRIIAPGFIDTQINGGFGVDFSQATEDVMHGISLVGRKILSHGVTSFCPTLVTSPPYVYHKVIPQISVRGGGEEGAGVLGIHLEGPYISREKKGAHPEHYLRSFSNKGFEELLSTYGTLEGVSIVTLAPEMDRSPEVIRELLQRGICVSLGHSVANLSQAEEAVCNGASFITHLFNAMLPFHHRDPGIVGLLTSDRIPCGKSVYYGMIADGIHTNPAALRIAHRAHPKGLVLVTDAITAMGLGPGKHTLGQQEILIDGLNAYVAGTQTLAGSIATMDMCVRHFREATGCTIEEALEAASLHPAQNLGLQHRKGTLNFGADADFVFLDDNLNVKATYIAGELVWEASTPS; translated from the exons ATGCCCTCAAACAAGTCTGTGTCTGATGCCCCCATCACCCAGTTTATTAACTGCACCGTCTTGAGAGACCATGAGCTGCAGAG AGAAGATCTTTGGGTGCGGCAGGGGAAGATCCTGAAccctgaaaaactgttttttgaTGAGAAAGCATCAGCCGATGTCCAGATAGACTGTAAGGGGAGAATTATTGCTCCGGGATTCATTGACACCCAGATCAACG GTGGGTTTGGTGTGGATTTTTCCCAAGCGACGGAAGATGTGATGCATGGTATATCCCTGGTTGGTAGAAAGATACTTTCTCATGGTGTGACATCTTTCTGTCCCACCCTGGTGACTTCTCCCCCGTATGTCTATCACAAG GTTATTCCTCAGATATCCGTGAGGGGTGGTGGAGAAGAAGGAGCCGGGGTTCTTG GCATCCACCTGGAGGGGCCATACATTAGTCGGGAGAAGAAGGGCGCTCACCCTGAGCATTACTTGCGCTCATTCAGTAATAAAGGATTTGAAGAGCTCCTGTCTACCTATGGGACATTAGAGGGGGTGAGCATCGTGACCCTGGCCCCCGAGATGGATAGAAGCCCGGAAGTGATCAGAGAGCTGTTACAGAGAGGGATCTGCGTGTCACTTG GTCACTCAGTTGCCAATTTATCCCAGGCTGAGGAAGCCGTGTGCAATGGGGCATCATTTATCACCCACCTCTTCAATGCCATGCTACCG TTTCACCACCGCGATCCTGGAATTGTCGGGTTATTAACAAGTGACCGTATTCCATGCGGGAAGTCTGTGTACTATGGGATGATTGCAGATGGAATCCACACTAACCCAGCAGCACTGAGAATCGCCCATCGTGCCCATCCAAAGG GTCTCGTGCTGGTGACAGACGCAATCACTGCCATGGGCCTGGGTCCCGGGAAACACACTCTGGGCCAGCAGGAGATACTCATTGATGGACTCAACGCGTATGTGGCTG GAACGCAAACATTAGCGGGCAGTATCGCTACAATGGATATGTGTGTGAGACACTTCCGTGAGGCTACTG GATGCACGATAGAGGAAGCGTTGGAAGCAGCATCCCTTCATCCGGCGCAAAATCTTGGTCTTCAGCACCGTAAGGGGACTCTGAATTTTGGAGCAGACGCAG ATTTTGTGTTCCTCGATGACAACCTGAATGTCAAAGCCACTTATATTGCTGGGGAGCTGGTATGGGAGGCTTCGACTCCTTCCTAA